The proteins below are encoded in one region of Amycolatopsis acidiphila:
- a CDS encoding ferredoxin produces the protein MKVEVDYRLCEGHEQCVMQAPEVFQIGESDEQVRLVTDTPAEEQWDDVELASRMCPRGAITLEG, from the coding sequence ATGAAGGTCGAAGTGGACTACCGCTTGTGCGAAGGGCACGAGCAGTGCGTGATGCAGGCGCCCGAGGTGTTCCAGATCGGCGAAAGCGACGAGCAGGTCCGCCTGGTCACCGACACACCCGCCGAGGAACAGTGGGACGATGTCGAGCTCGCCTCCCGGATGTGTCCGAGGGGTGCCATCACCCTCGAAGGGTGA
- a CDS encoding ISL3 family transposase, whose amino-acid sequence MVFSGLSSLVLDGVDDEAGVLVVRASTRPGPVDCPDCGVATGRVHGYVVRQVVDVPVDGRRVLIRLRIRRMRCGHLGCLRQTFREQPVGIVQRYQRRTVRLAAHVASVARELAGRASARVLAAVGVVLSRQTALRALLQLPLPTRSVPRVIGVDDFALRKRQRYATVIINAETGERVEVLPGRTAEVLEAWLREHPGVEVVCRDGSATYAQAIRRALPDAVQGGDRWHLWHNLAEVVLKEVAAHSTCWGKTGPPLREGARAVTTRQRWQQIHDLLKHGVGLLEIARRLNLAMNTVKRYARIDQPDRLVRAPQYRPTLVDPFRDYLRGRRREDPAVPVHQLMAEIKQRGYTGSHNLLYRYITQGRVESDRPAISPKRLTRYLLTRPDKLQDRQRERLEAAVSACREMTALATLVGDFAALLTPTTGNDDRLSDWIDRARAEDLPHLHAYTRGLEFDREAVNAALTQPFHNGRTEGVNTKTKMIKRQMYGRAGFPLLRHRILLG is encoded by the coding sequence TTGGTGTTCTCGGGGCTGTCGTCCCTGGTCCTCGATGGCGTCGACGATGAGGCTGGGGTGCTCGTGGTGCGGGCATCGACGCGGCCCGGTCCTGTGGACTGCCCGGACTGCGGGGTGGCGACGGGGCGAGTGCACGGCTATGTCGTCCGGCAAGTGGTCGATGTGCCGGTTGACGGGCGGCGGGTGCTGATACGGCTGCGGATTCGACGGATGCGCTGCGGGCATCTCGGGTGCTTGCGGCAGACGTTCCGTGAGCAGCCCGTTGGCATCGTGCAGCGATATCAGCGTCGAACTGTTCGGCTGGCCGCGCACGTGGCGAGCGTTGCGCGGGAATTGGCCGGTCGTGCAAGCGCCCGGGTCCTGGCCGCCGTCGGTGTGGTGCTGTCGAGGCAGACCGCGCTGCGGGCGCTGCTGCAGTTGCCGTTGCCGACCAGGTCGGTGCCCCGGGTGATCGGGGTGGACGACTTTGCCCTGCGTAAGCGGCAACGCTACGCCACCGTGATCATCAACGCGGAAACCGGCGAGCGGGTTGAGGTGTTGCCAGGCCGCACAGCAGAGGTGCTGGAGGCCTGGCTGCGGGAGCATCCCGGTGTGGAGGTGGTGTGCCGGGATGGTTCGGCCACCTATGCCCAGGCGATCCGTCGAGCCCTGCCCGACGCGGTGCAGGGTGGCGACCGTTGGCATCTGTGGCACAACCTCGCCGAGGTCGTGTTGAAGGAGGTCGCCGCGCACAGCACCTGCTGGGGCAAGACCGGTCCGCCACTGCGTGAGGGCGCGCGGGCGGTGACCACCCGCCAACGCTGGCAACAGATCCACGACCTGCTCAAGCACGGCGTGGGGCTGCTCGAAATCGCACGCCGGCTGAACCTGGCAATGAACACAGTGAAGCGATACGCCCGCATCGATCAACCCGACCGGCTTGTTCGCGCACCGCAGTACCGGCCCACCCTCGTCGACCCATTCCGTGACTACCTGCGTGGCCGCCGCCGCGAGGACCCGGCCGTGCCCGTGCATCAGCTGATGGCAGAGATTAAACAGCGCGGCTACACCGGAAGCCACAATCTGCTGTATCGCTACATCACCCAAGGACGAGTCGAATCCGACCGGCCAGCGATCTCTCCGAAGCGACTCACGCGCTACCTGCTCACACGCCCGGACAAGCTCCAAGATCGCCAGCGGGAACGACTCGAAGCCGCCGTGAGCGCCTGCCGCGAGATGACGGCGCTGGCCACCCTCGTCGGTGACTTTGCGGCTCTGCTCACCCCGACCACCGGCAACGATGACCGTCTTAGTGACTGGATCGACCGGGCCCGAGCCGAGGATCTACCTCACCTGCACGCTTACACCCGCGGACTCGAATTCGACCGCGAGGCCGTCAACGCCGCCCTCACCCAACCATTCCACAACGGACGAACGGAAGGAGTGAACACCAAAACCAAGATGATCAAACGGCAAATGTACGGTCGCGCGGGCTTCCCTCTCCTGCGTCACCGCATCTTGCTCGGCTAA
- a CDS encoding RNA polymerase sigma factor, with protein sequence MSKPLVVAPRERNEQSAWALVRAAQAGDTVAFGEIYRRYFPVVEAYLFRRTADRVLAEDLTSETFLRAFDKIGSVSDLGKDVQAWLFTIARNLLFDFLRSGRHRREIVWADYFECADESRGLDHALLCRVVGDELARCVDQLNDEQRECIVLRFYEELSVSEVAARMCRREGTVRALQYRAVRKLAQLVSDWVR encoded by the coding sequence ATGAGCAAGCCCCTGGTGGTCGCCCCGCGGGAGCGGAACGAACAGTCGGCCTGGGCGTTGGTACGTGCTGCGCAAGCAGGCGACACGGTCGCGTTCGGCGAGATCTATCGCCGGTACTTTCCGGTCGTCGAGGCGTACTTGTTCCGCCGTACCGCCGATCGCGTCCTCGCCGAGGACCTGACCAGCGAGACCTTCCTGCGGGCCTTCGACAAGATCGGTTCGGTCAGCGACCTGGGCAAGGACGTTCAGGCGTGGCTTTTCACGATCGCGCGGAACCTGTTGTTCGACTTCCTGCGCTCGGGCCGGCACCGCAGGGAGATCGTGTGGGCCGACTATTTCGAGTGCGCGGACGAGTCCCGCGGCCTCGATCACGCGCTCCTGTGCCGAGTGGTCGGGGACGAACTGGCCCGGTGTGTGGACCAGCTGAACGACGAACAGCGGGAGTGCATCGTTCTGCGCTTCTACGAGGAACTGTCGGTTTCGGAGGTCGCGGCGCGGATGTGCCGTCGCGAGGGAACGGTGCGGGCCCTGCAGTATCGGGCCGTCCGGAAGCTCGCCCAGCTTGTCTCGGACTGGGTCAGGTAG
- a CDS encoding enoyl-CoA hydratase/isomerase family protein, translated as MPKVLYEKRGEIAYITLNRPDKRNAIDTETDDLLFQAWQEFRDDPGVRLAILTGTGDKAFCAGADLASHVDGWLESGPGLGRSVLGRGFAGGITRGLHRTGKPIIAALNGWVIGGGIELALACDIRVAAEDIQFGFYHMRRGMHFGDGGIVRLVNTCGVGIAMELELMGEPITAERAREIHLVNRVVPREQLMSTAEDMAAKILRNPRVAVASAKETILEVVGRPLEDQLRLECLYSYSTMGDPEIVERKDAFLGGAEK; from the coding sequence ATGCCGAAGGTTCTTTACGAGAAGCGTGGCGAGATCGCGTACATTACGCTCAATCGGCCGGACAAGCGCAACGCCATCGACACCGAGACCGACGATCTGCTTTTTCAGGCGTGGCAGGAGTTTCGCGACGATCCCGGGGTGCGTCTGGCCATCCTGACCGGTACCGGGGACAAGGCGTTCTGTGCGGGCGCGGACCTGGCGTCGCACGTGGACGGCTGGCTGGAGAGCGGGCCGGGCCTGGGCAGGAGCGTGCTGGGCCGCGGTTTCGCGGGTGGGATCACACGAGGTCTGCACCGCACCGGAAAGCCGATCATCGCCGCGCTCAACGGATGGGTGATCGGTGGGGGGATCGAACTCGCGCTGGCCTGCGATATCCGGGTTGCGGCCGAGGACATCCAATTCGGCTTTTACCACATGCGACGGGGGATGCACTTCGGTGACGGGGGAATCGTGCGGCTGGTCAACACCTGTGGTGTGGGCATCGCGATGGAGCTGGAACTGATGGGGGAGCCGATCACCGCCGAGCGGGCCAGGGAGATCCATCTGGTCAACCGCGTGGTCCCGCGGGAGCAGCTGATGTCCACTGCCGAGGATATGGCGGCGAAGATCCTGCGTAACCCCAGGGTCGCGGTCGCCTCGGCCAAGGAGACGATCCTCGAGGTGGTCGGCAGGCCGCTGGAGGACCAGCTGCGGCTGGAATGCCTGTACAGCTATTCCACAATGGGCGATCCCGAGATAGTCGAGCGCAAGGACGCGTTCCTCGGCGGGGCCGAGAAGTGA
- a CDS encoding peptidyl-prolyl cis-trans isomerase: MKLRIARGVIENGVRRLNRKRRLLVPQRRLPRYLSTGLLVVALAGSGSQIVVDRLHALPADAAFRLDDSVTTVEQLDHRVQLLGALYGVQRPSDPAKVDQFTRDSAKAVAVSTILDRAAADQGIVIADKTASDQLDKVISQSYPGGRQEFVTKLGQLGVSEQDVLDEIKRQLANAQLYDSVTKGAAPVTDDDVAKAFQDRKQQMVRPEARDLRNIVVGTEAEAQQVLQRLRSGTDFAAVAGQTSLDQSTKDKGGDLGPMTADQLDKAYADAAFKAPAGTVFGPVQTQNGWNIGQVVSVTPAAPLTFDQVKDQLKTQLANERKSALWNSWLAGRIKAAGVQYADTYRPADPDAPPADLP; this comes from the coding sequence ATGAAACTGAGGATCGCGCGAGGCGTCATCGAGAACGGCGTCCGCCGGCTCAACCGGAAACGTCGGCTGCTGGTGCCGCAGCGCAGACTGCCACGTTATCTGAGCACGGGCCTGCTCGTGGTCGCGCTGGCCGGCTCCGGTTCCCAGATCGTCGTGGACCGGCTGCACGCGCTGCCCGCCGACGCCGCGTTCCGGCTGGATGACTCCGTGACCACGGTCGAGCAGCTGGACCACCGCGTGCAGTTGCTGGGGGCTCTCTACGGCGTGCAACGGCCGTCCGATCCCGCGAAGGTCGACCAGTTCACCAGGGACAGCGCGAAGGCTGTCGCGGTGAGCACGATCCTCGACAGGGCGGCCGCCGACCAGGGCATCGTGATCGCGGACAAGACGGCGAGCGACCAGCTGGACAAGGTGATCAGCCAGAGCTACCCGGGCGGTCGCCAGGAGTTCGTGACGAAGCTGGGCCAGCTGGGAGTGTCCGAACAGGACGTGCTGGACGAGATCAAACGGCAGCTGGCGAACGCGCAGCTCTACGACTCGGTGACCAAGGGGGCCGCCCCCGTCACCGACGACGACGTGGCCAAGGCCTTCCAGGACAGGAAGCAGCAGATGGTCCGGCCGGAAGCACGCGACCTGCGCAACATCGTGGTGGGTACCGAAGCGGAGGCCCAACAGGTTCTCCAGCGGCTCCGGTCCGGAACGGACTTCGCGGCGGTGGCGGGGCAGACCTCGCTCGATCAGAGCACCAAGGACAAAGGTGGCGACCTGGGACCCATGACCGCGGACCAGCTGGACAAGGCATACGCCGACGCCGCGTTCAAGGCTCCCGCCGGGACGGTGTTCGGTCCTGTACAGACGCAGAACGGCTGGAACATCGGCCAGGTCGTGAGCGTCACGCCGGCCGCGCCGCTGACCTTCGACCAGGTCAAGGACCAGTTGAAGACACAGTTGGCGAACGAGCGCAAGTCTGCACTGTGGAACTCGTGGCTGGCCGGCCGGATCAAGGCGGCCGGCGTGCAGTACGCCGACACGTACCGGCCGGCCGATCCCGACGCACCTCCCGCGGACCTGCCGTGA
- a CDS encoding RND transporter family protein: protein MRVGLVAVARRLRLPVRRPSGRQLVALALILVSGAAVAFGIARVKVDTSVESFLPAKDPALAAVQDKARTFGGDPVVVLLHSAQPRQLILDQNQLLPLLGLEGRLAKTPNVAAVYGPATMLNQIAASGQNLLAQIAGRRDGLRQEVADKARSEGKSEAAAAAAGNDAVAGFDARYGTLLVKGLPTGLPTLYNTNFVRTVVFDGQNGMPRPQWDFVVPSPDYVALLVRPREDLDQAGTQQLVADVRSAVSDAHLAVRDVTVSGVPTVTAGLAHEVTRELPLLGGLVAIVVALRFLLVPVGLRMRYRLWPFAAALAGTAVTVGLFGLIGKSLSLGAVAFLPILLGVGSSIPLYLAMLTSTRRVLVLSLAAAAGFASLVVSPLPFVQDLGIALALGVLCTVAAASLFHRLLPGRGRAALRVAPAPRARSAGTTSSRTARVTALAAAVVVAGLGWVVLPRLQVQADPEQLAKGLPEIENARVTQDVLGFSGEVSIVLKGQNVVSPETLSWARKAEEQVVAAHGDQLRPILTVPDLLGFLGDAPTAGQLESAMALLPRYLTSAVISSRDDDSVLIFGLKLQDLGRQRELLSGLLHVLPPAPPGYHVDLVGLPVAADRGYDLISQDRYLANLAGVVAAGIVLCVGLRRRTDGLRAVLAALLAIGWGFAGVWLAGASLNPLTMALGSLATVTGCEFVVLLTDRQVLGGSWLRRSVAFACLTSAAGYLALTVSGLAALREFGLILGATVVLSYVAARLVVWLLPPRAEVAVPSGQLRETAEEDELVPARVPEKTSGRR from the coding sequence ATGAGGGTCGGTCTGGTGGCGGTGGCCAGACGCCTGCGCCTGCCCGTGCGGCGCCCGTCCGGGCGGCAGCTGGTGGCGCTGGCACTGATCCTGGTATCCGGCGCGGCCGTCGCGTTCGGCATCGCGCGGGTGAAGGTCGACACGAGTGTCGAGTCCTTTCTGCCCGCGAAGGACCCGGCGCTTGCGGCCGTGCAGGACAAGGCGCGCACCTTCGGCGGTGACCCCGTCGTCGTGCTGTTGCACTCGGCACAGCCCCGGCAGCTGATCCTCGACCAGAACCAGTTGCTGCCGCTGCTGGGCCTGGAGGGACGGCTCGCGAAGACGCCGAACGTCGCGGCCGTCTACGGGCCCGCGACGATGCTCAACCAGATCGCTGCTTCGGGCCAGAACCTGCTCGCGCAGATAGCGGGGCGCCGGGACGGGCTCCGCCAGGAGGTGGCGGACAAGGCCCGCAGCGAAGGGAAGTCCGAGGCGGCGGCGGCCGCGGCCGGGAACGACGCGGTCGCCGGATTCGACGCGCGGTACGGCACCTTGCTCGTCAAAGGGCTGCCCACCGGGCTGCCGACGCTCTACAACACCAATTTCGTGCGCACAGTCGTGTTCGACGGCCAGAACGGGATGCCGCGGCCGCAGTGGGACTTCGTGGTGCCGAGCCCGGACTACGTCGCACTGCTGGTCCGGCCGCGGGAAGACCTGGATCAGGCGGGCACGCAGCAACTGGTCGCGGACGTCCGGTCCGCGGTGAGCGACGCGCATCTCGCCGTTCGTGACGTCACGGTGAGCGGGGTGCCCACGGTGACGGCGGGGCTCGCGCACGAGGTGACGAGGGAGCTCCCGCTGCTGGGCGGCCTCGTGGCCATAGTCGTCGCGCTGAGGTTCTTGCTGGTGCCGGTCGGCCTGCGGATGCGTTATCGGCTGTGGCCTTTCGCGGCCGCGCTCGCCGGCACGGCGGTGACCGTCGGTCTCTTCGGCTTGATCGGCAAATCGCTTTCGCTGGGAGCGGTGGCTTTCCTGCCGATCCTGCTCGGTGTTGGCAGCTCGATCCCGTTGTACCTGGCGATGCTCACCAGTACTCGCAGAGTGCTGGTGCTGTCGCTGGCCGCAGCCGCGGGGTTCGCTTCGCTCGTCGTGTCGCCGCTGCCGTTCGTCCAGGACCTCGGCATCGCGCTCGCCCTGGGTGTGCTGTGCACCGTCGCGGCCGCATCGCTGTTCCACCGGTTGCTGCCAGGCCGAGGACGGGCAGCGCTCCGCGTCGCGCCCGCGCCCAGAGCGCGCAGTGCCGGCACGACGTCCTCTCGCACGGCGAGGGTGACCGCTCTGGCGGCCGCCGTCGTGGTGGCCGGGCTCGGCTGGGTGGTGCTGCCGCGCCTGCAGGTGCAAGCGGACCCCGAACAGCTCGCGAAGGGGCTTCCCGAGATCGAGAACGCTCGCGTCACCCAGGACGTGCTCGGTTTCTCCGGCGAGGTCAGCATAGTCCTCAAAGGACAGAATGTGGTCAGCCCGGAGACCCTGAGCTGGGCGCGGAAGGCCGAGGAACAGGTGGTCGCGGCACACGGGGACCAGCTGCGGCCGATCCTGACCGTGCCCGACCTGCTGGGTTTTCTGGGCGACGCTCCCACGGCGGGCCAGCTCGAATCGGCGATGGCCCTGCTGCCGCGGTACCTGACCTCGGCGGTCATCAGCTCGCGCGACGACGACTCGGTGCTGATCTTCGGGCTGAAGCTGCAGGATCTGGGCAGGCAGCGGGAGCTGCTGTCCGGTCTCCTGCATGTGCTGCCGCCCGCGCCACCCGGCTACCACGTCGACCTGGTCGGACTCCCCGTCGCGGCCGACCGCGGCTACGACCTCATCTCGCAAGACCGTTATCTCGCGAACCTGGCCGGGGTGGTCGCTGCGGGGATCGTGCTCTGCGTTGGACTTCGCAGGCGTACCGACGGCCTGCGAGCGGTGCTGGCCGCGCTCCTGGCGATCGGCTGGGGCTTCGCCGGCGTCTGGCTCGCCGGCGCGTCGCTGAACCCGTTGACGATGGCGCTGGGCTCGCTGGCCACGGTGACCGGCTGCGAGTTCGTGGTGCTGCTCACCGATCGCCAGGTACTCGGGGGATCCTGGCTCCGGCGGAGCGTGGCTTTCGCCTGCCTCACGTCCGCCGCCGGGTACCTGGCGCTGACGGTCTCCGGCCTGGCGGCGCTACGTGAGTTCGGGCTGATCCTCGGCGCGACGGTGGTGTTGTCCTATGTGGCGGCCCGGCTGGTCGTCTGGTTGCTGCCGCCCCGGGCCGAAGTGGCTGTCCCGTCGGGACAGCTTCGTGAAACAGCGGAAGAGGACGAACTCGTGCCGGCCCGTGTGCCGGAAAAGACGAGCGGCCGAAGGTAG
- a CDS encoding cytochrome P450 produces MSATPDEKLLDALSRYSSYNSTPDEALQLFEEARGVCPVAHSDELGGYHLLLDYEDVKKAHADWETFSSSPTVVLPVAPRPEFPPLEYDPPAHTPWRELVSEAFNAETPLRIEGEVRKDINKLIDGFAGRGSCDLVADFAEEVPLFALCRAIGFDENKRAEVRRLTIQILASFEDPEKGAAAFQEFAEFGVGEVMARAQDPRDDFLTKIARAELDGRPLTPMEIGQLMNSFLIAGHGTSVAGLTSLLHEVLSRPDVRQKITENPDLIPGAVEETLRLHTPFFGLYRRATRAVEIQGVEIPKDNYLLACWAAANRDPKVYDEPAEFQLDRKFSRRNRHLTFGFGLHTCPGAPVARMEMRVALEELLRRLPDVNLVDPESAKYEFQGTETAAITALPARFTPVS; encoded by the coding sequence ATGTCGGCAACGCCGGACGAGAAGCTGCTTGATGCGCTTTCTCGCTACAGCAGCTACAACTCGACGCCAGACGAGGCCCTGCAGCTGTTCGAAGAGGCGCGCGGCGTCTGCCCCGTCGCGCACAGCGACGAGCTGGGCGGCTACCACCTGCTCCTCGACTACGAGGACGTGAAAAAGGCCCATGCGGACTGGGAGACCTTCTCCTCGTCGCCGACGGTCGTGCTGCCGGTCGCCCCGCGGCCCGAGTTCCCCCCGCTGGAGTACGACCCGCCGGCACACACCCCCTGGCGCGAGCTCGTTTCCGAGGCCTTCAACGCGGAGACGCCGCTGCGCATCGAAGGCGAGGTCCGCAAGGACATCAACAAGCTGATCGACGGGTTCGCCGGCCGGGGCTCGTGCGACCTGGTCGCCGATTTCGCCGAGGAGGTTCCCCTCTTCGCGCTGTGTCGGGCGATCGGGTTCGACGAGAACAAGCGCGCCGAGGTACGGCGGCTGACGATCCAGATCCTCGCGTCCTTCGAAGACCCGGAAAAGGGCGCGGCGGCCTTCCAGGAGTTCGCCGAGTTCGGAGTCGGCGAGGTGATGGCCAGGGCACAGGATCCTCGCGACGACTTCCTGACCAAGATCGCTCGCGCGGAGCTGGACGGCCGCCCCCTCACGCCGATGGAGATCGGCCAGCTCATGAACTCGTTCCTCATCGCCGGGCACGGCACCAGCGTCGCCGGGTTGACGAGCCTGCTGCACGAGGTGCTGTCGCGCCCCGACGTGCGGCAGAAGATCACGGAGAACCCCGACCTGATCCCCGGCGCGGTCGAGGAGACCCTGCGCCTGCACACGCCGTTCTTCGGTCTCTACCGGCGCGCCACGCGTGCGGTCGAGATCCAGGGGGTCGAGATCCCGAAGGACAACTACCTGCTCGCGTGCTGGGCGGCAGCCAATCGGGACCCGAAGGTCTACGACGAGCCGGCCGAGTTCCAGCTGGACCGCAAGTTCAGCCGGCGGAACAGGCATCTGACGTTCGGCTTCGGCCTCCACACGTGCCCCGGCGCTCCGGTGGCGCGGATGGAGATGCGGGTCGCGCTGGAGGAGCTCCTGCGGCGGCTGCCGGACGTCAACCTGGTCGATCCGGAGTCGGCCAAGTACGAGTTCCAGGGAACCGAGACCGCGGCGATCACCGCGCTGCCGGCGAGGTTCACTCCGGTCTCCTGA
- a CDS encoding MlaD family protein, giving the protein MKFLRGKAPVWRLVVVLAFVAGCAGFFLYMWSQSGGNVPGLSQQRQYGVTVYIDDVDNMVAYSDVQVAGVPVGKVARLDHQGGKARLDLQLDGSVSPLHEGATVQVSEKSLAGQPVLNLVDGTGAPYKDGAVLPPTAVKPSVQLRDVLASLDKPTRDALSATVRSLGQGTAGSAGDVSALMTGLGNLGRGGNTALDAIAAQTGDLKALAAELNTVFNALDTGQGQIADVVSDANRLTSATAGQAQSLGDTMTKLPGVLDSATTATGKLNQLAGALAPVAADLKTAAPDLSSALEELPATTADLRGLLPSLDATLNKAPATLQGVPAVGRDVSGLAGPADDVLRDLNPMLRYLQPYGKDIAQLFQNFGSSFHHYADDGGAYVIFRPVVGPYSLRPNPLPLDNGSSGLLRQSNPYPAPGGLQDPSLFQGQYPHVERDPK; this is encoded by the coding sequence GTGAAGTTCTTGCGCGGGAAGGCTCCTGTGTGGCGGCTGGTGGTGGTACTCGCCTTCGTCGCGGGATGCGCGGGTTTCTTCCTCTACATGTGGTCGCAGTCCGGGGGGAACGTCCCCGGGTTGTCCCAGCAGCGCCAGTACGGTGTGACGGTCTACATCGACGACGTGGACAACATGGTCGCCTACAGCGACGTGCAGGTAGCAGGTGTGCCCGTCGGCAAGGTCGCCAGACTGGACCACCAGGGCGGAAAGGCACGGCTCGACCTTCAGCTCGACGGCTCCGTCAGCCCCCTGCACGAGGGAGCCACCGTCCAGGTGAGCGAGAAATCCCTGGCGGGCCAGCCGGTGCTGAACCTCGTCGACGGTACCGGTGCGCCGTATAAGGACGGCGCGGTGCTGCCACCGACCGCGGTGAAGCCGAGTGTCCAGCTACGTGACGTCCTCGCCAGCCTGGACAAGCCGACCCGCGACGCGCTCAGCGCCACCGTGCGGTCTCTCGGTCAGGGCACCGCGGGCAGCGCCGGCGATGTCTCCGCCTTGATGACGGGGTTGGGCAACCTGGGGCGGGGTGGCAACACGGCTCTCGATGCGATCGCGGCTCAGACGGGCGACCTCAAGGCGCTGGCCGCCGAGCTGAACACCGTGTTCAACGCCCTCGACACAGGGCAGGGACAGATCGCGGACGTGGTGAGCGACGCGAACCGCCTTACCAGCGCGACGGCGGGACAGGCTCAGTCCCTCGGGGACACCATGACCAAGTTGCCGGGTGTGCTGGACTCGGCCACCACGGCCACCGGCAAGCTCAACCAGCTCGCCGGTGCGCTCGCCCCTGTCGCGGCCGACCTCAAGACGGCCGCGCCGGACCTGTCGAGCGCTCTCGAAGAGCTGCCGGCGACGACGGCCGACCTGCGCGGTCTTCTGCCGTCGCTGGACGCCACGCTGAACAAGGCTCCCGCGACCCTGCAGGGGGTGCCGGCGGTGGGACGCGACGTCAGCGGGCTGGCAGGTCCTGCCGACGACGTGCTGCGCGACCTCAACCCCATGCTGCGATACCTGCAGCCGTACGGGAAGGACATCGCACAGCTGTTCCAGAACTTCGGCTCGTCGTTCCACCACTACGCCGACGACGGCGGCGCGTACGTGATCTTCCGACCGGTGGTCGGGCCGTACTCGCTGCGACCCAACCCACTTCCGCTCGACAACGGCAGTTCCGGGCTGCTGCGACAGAGCAACCCGTATCCGGCGCCGGGGGGTCTGCAGGACCCGAGCCTGTTCCAGGGGCAGTACCCGCATGTGGAGCGTGATCCGAAATGA
- a CDS encoding PaaX family transcriptional regulator C-terminal domain-containing protein, with translation MEDRHLPAIKPLTARSVAISTLLGYHPPELPISALVRVGSLFGIAPRTTRVALTRMAADGDVTAENGMYRLTERLVRRQAQQDEACSPQTREWDGRWEMAVVTASARPLAERVALRKNMVELRLGELREGVWIRPDNLLRKPGGAVAEQCTFFSCHYPDPLELARSVWDLAGWATEARRLCTELDRVDGLTAGFMVSAEVLRHLLIDPCLPAELLPSGWPGDELRRRYTEFNAGYAQRLREYSVDEPAPATKNAAPAARRRAVRGG, from the coding sequence GTGGAAGATCGTCATCTGCCGGCCATCAAGCCACTGACCGCCCGATCGGTCGCCATCAGCACCCTTCTCGGCTACCACCCGCCGGAGCTCCCGATCAGCGCGCTGGTCAGGGTCGGCAGCCTGTTCGGTATCGCCCCCCGTACGACCAGGGTGGCGTTGACGCGGATGGCCGCGGACGGCGACGTCACCGCCGAAAACGGGATGTACCGCCTCACCGAACGGCTCGTGAGACGCCAGGCCCAGCAGGACGAAGCCTGCTCTCCCCAGACCAGGGAATGGGACGGCCGCTGGGAAATGGCGGTCGTCACCGCGTCCGCCAGGCCGTTGGCCGAGCGGGTGGCCCTGCGCAAGAACATGGTCGAGCTACGCCTGGGCGAACTTCGGGAAGGGGTCTGGATCCGTCCGGACAACCTGCTGCGCAAGCCCGGTGGCGCCGTCGCCGAGCAATGCACGTTCTTCAGCTGCCACTACCCCGACCCGCTTGAGCTGGCCAGATCGGTCTGGGATCTGGCGGGCTGGGCCACCGAAGCGCGGCGCCTGTGCACCGAACTGGACCGTGTGGACGGGTTGACCGCCGGATTCATGGTAAGCGCCGAAGTCCTGCGGCACCTGCTGATCGATCCCTGCCTGCCTGCCGAGCTGCTGCCCAGCGGATGGCCCGGCGACGAACTTCGCCGCCGGTACACAGAATTCAACGCCGGCTACGCCCAACGTCTCCGCGAATACAGCGTCGACGAGCCCGCGCCGGCCACGAAGAATGCCGCCCCTGCCGCCCGGCGCCGGGCGGTTCGCGGAGGCTAG
- a CDS encoding LLM class flavin-dependent oxidoreductase, producing the protein MPQLWVDERVRSGRELLSHRSVLFRRMADAGIEHVMVGDHVMFHRGVGNDGLTDAASVVTATEELGVYLAVYLMVLRHPVLVARQILTVAQLAPGRLALGLGIGGDDRHEVLACGVDPRTRGRRMDESLGIVRRLLAGETVSHEGEFFSLEEARLRPEPAQPIPLVVGGRSDAALRRAGRLGDGWLGIWTSATRCAEAIAAVEQYGAEAGRGAVGWQHGMTFWCGFGADRAQARERIAPAMEGLYRTPFDKFERYIPYGRPEDVAEFVAPFVEAGCSTLNFIPFAGSDEAGVHAVAEVRKLLRSGY; encoded by the coding sequence ATGCCACAGCTCTGGGTCGACGAACGCGTCCGGTCCGGGCGGGAGCTGCTGTCGCACCGGTCCGTGCTGTTCCGGCGAATGGCCGACGCCGGGATCGAGCACGTGATGGTCGGCGACCACGTGATGTTCCACCGTGGGGTGGGCAACGACGGGCTGACCGACGCGGCGTCCGTCGTGACCGCCACCGAAGAGCTTGGCGTGTACCTGGCCGTGTACCTGATGGTGTTGCGGCACCCCGTGCTGGTCGCCCGTCAGATCCTGACGGTGGCGCAGCTCGCCCCGGGGCGTCTCGCGCTCGGGCTCGGCATCGGCGGTGACGACCGTCACGAAGTCCTGGCCTGCGGGGTGGATCCCCGGACCCGGGGGCGCAGGATGGACGAGTCGCTCGGTATCGTGCGGCGCCTGCTCGCCGGCGAGACCGTCAGCCACGAGGGCGAGTTCTTCTCCCTGGAGGAAGCCCGGCTCCGGCCCGAGCCGGCGCAGCCGATTCCGCTGGTGGTCGGTGGTCGCTCGGATGCCGCGCTGCGGCGGGCTGGCCGGTTGGGCGACGGCTGGCTCGGCATCTGGACGTCGGCGACCCGCTGCGCGGAAGCGATCGCCGCAGTCGAACAGTACGGCGCGGAGGCGGGACGCGGCGCGGTGGGCTGGCAGCACGGGATGACTTTCTGGTGCGGGTTCGGCGCGGACCGGGCCCAGGCGCGCGAGCGGATAGCACCGGCTATGGAAGGGCTCTACCGCACCCCGTTCGACAAGTTCGAACGCTACATCCCGTACGGCAGACCGGAAGATGTGGCCGAGTTCGTCGCGCCGTTCGTCGAGGCCGGGTGCAGCACGCTGAATTTCAT